The window TGGGGTAGGTTAAAACGCCCTTTTAAGAAAAAAAGCGGAAGATGTTCCCCAAAATAAATGTTTTTTAAACAGGAAGCAGAACGTCTTCGGTTTAATATCTGATTTTTTAATCTGCATGCATAACAGCATCTTTTTGACAGAAAAATCCCCAGCAGTGTAAGCCCGCTCTCTCGATAATGGGCCCTGCTATCTGACGGAAAGGAGGATAATAGATGAAAATTTACGAATCATATGAAGATCTGCCCAAACTAAAGCTACCTTATGGAAACGAGATATTCATAAGTGACAGCACTATTCGCGACGGCTCCCAGATGCCGGGAATAGTCTTGAGCAGAGAACACAAAGTTCAAATCTATGAATACCTGCACGAAATAGGGATTGAGAAACTTGAAGCCTTTGTATTCAATAAAAGAGATAGAGATGCTGTTGACCTTATGTTCGACAGGGGATATGAGTGTCCTGAAATCACAGGATGGGCAAGGGCTTCAAGAGCTGATATAGACAAAATTTTAGAAGTGGACGGGATTAAAGAGACCGGGATTTTGATGTCTGTCTCGGATACGCACATTCATTCAAAGATGAGGCTTTCAGGCAGGGAGGAGGCTGAAGAGAAATACCTCGATGCCCTTCAGTATGCAGTTGACCATGGGCTTCGTACAAGAGCTCATCTGGAAGATATGACGAGAGCTGACAACTACGGCTTTGTTTACCCCCTGGTAGAAAAGATTATGGAGATCGATCCGAACTGTATAATAAGAGTCTGCGATACCGTTGGATATGGGATGCCGTTCATGAATATTGACGAACCTTACGGAATTCCGAAAATTATCCAGCACCTCAAAAAAGAGATTGGGGTCAAGAATATAGAAACTCATATCCACGACGATTACGGCTTCGGGGCAGCAAGTTCAATTACAGGTTTCTGGCATGGAGCCAACTGGACAAGTGTAACCTTCCTGGGGATAGGAGAACGTGCAGGAAACAGCGAGATGGAAAAAATCCTGCTCTTTCTGGCAGACAGAATTGAAGGTTTTGAGAAATATAATCTTGAACCTATTACCCGTTTTGCAGATTTTATGGAAAAAGAACTCGGGCTAAGAGTCCCGAGAAACAAAGCTGTTGTCGGGAAAAATATATTTGCCCACGAATCAGGAATTCATGCCGCAGGTGTCCTGAAGAACCCATTTAACTATGAACCTTATCCCCCTGAACTGGTAGGAGGCACCAGGCTTCTTCTCATAGGGGACTCTTCAGGCCTTGAGGTAATACGTTACAAGGTTCAGGAAACTTTAAACAACCTCCTTGATGTCGAAACCACAGTTGAAAAAGACGACAGAAGACTGCTGAAGATCCAGAAAGAAATCCAGAAGCTCTACGATAAAGAAGAGAGGGTCTCCTGTATCTCAGACGAGGAGCTTCTTGCTTACGTTGAGAAATACTTCCTTTACCAGCCAATCTGTGACCCGGCACATACAGCTGGAGGAAGACTAAAAAGCAAAGGGAAAATTCAGGAACCAGATGACGAAAAATATTAAAGTCGCGAAAGAGAACAGAAGATACGAAATAACAGAGAGAAATCAGAAGTAGAAAGACAAAGAATCAATAACGGAGAAAATAGAAAGCACCCGAAGAACTCGGTTGCTTTCAGATTCTCATTTTTCAGATATTCAAATTCTCATTTTTCGGAGTTTCAAATTTTCATTTAAGGATTTCTGCGGTGTATTTTGCGATCTCATCTGTCATCTGACTGAGTTTTGCGCTGCCCCCAAGGTCATAGGTCACATACTTGCCTTCGGAGATTACGCGCTCTGTGGCTTTGAAGATGGCTTCTGACTTTTCCTTTTCACCAAGGTAGTCCAGCATCCAGGCCCCAGCAAGCACCGTTGCAACAGGGTTTACTTTATCCTGACCAGCATACTTTGGAGCTGAGCCGTGAGCCGGTTCAAACATTGCAAAATTGGTCCCTATATTTGCAGAGTAAATGAGCCCTATACTGCCAACAAGAGCTGAGCATTCTTCACTGATTACGTCCATGAAGAGGTTGGTGGAAAGGAGGACCTTTTTGTTGAAGAGCTGGGGGTTCTTGATAAGCTGCTGGGCAATGTTATCAATATGATAGGGCCAGACCTCAATGTTCGGGTAGTCCTGTGCAACCTTTGCAACTTCTTCTAAGAAAGAGCCGCAGGTCAATTTGAGGATATTGCTTTTATGGATGGGCACAACAGTGTCGTAACCTCTCCTTTTAGCGTCCTCAAAGGCATAGCGGGCAATCTTGCTGGATGCCGTACGGGTAATTTTCCTGATCGCAATGGAAACATCGTTTGTAAGCTGGATTTCCTCTCCGATGTAAAGCCCTTCCGTCCCTTCGCGCACACAGACCATCTCAACATCCCCGAGAGGTGCATTTGAGTTCGGAAACGTCTTTATTGGCCTGACATTTGCATAGAGGTCATACTTTGTCCTGATGGATACAGCCACACTTCTCGGAGAACCGATTCCTCCGGGAGTTGTGGTAGGGCCCTTGAAACAGGCATCAGAGCTATCAAGGAGCTGCCAGGTCTCATCGGGGATAAGGGAATTGCCTCCATGCTGCTCCCACCAGCCGGCTCCAGCCTCACACATCACAAATTCGACATCAGTGCTAGCGGCTTCTGCAACTTTAAGCATTGCGTCCACAAGTTCGGGGCCTACCCCGTCACCTTTGATTACTGCTGCGGTTTTAGTCATGTTATCACCAGATCTATAAGGTTCGTGTTAAAAGAACCGTAGCGATTGAAAGCTAAAAGAGGAAAAATTTTTATAATAATTTAGTAAGTGTAATTGAATCTCGCCGCGTACTCAACGTAAGGCTCATATTTCAACTTTTGGGTAATAGTATGATAGTATTAGAGAATAATGCAGAGAATAATGCATCCGGAAAATAAATACGGGGCCGTAGAATATAATCCTGTCCTCGTGCCCTACAAAGATAGGGACAGTGTTCAAATTAAACCGTTAACCGCACATTCAATTAGTATTCAAGTTATTCAAGTTATAAGTTATTCAAGTTATAAGTTATTCAAGTTATAATATTATAATTCAGAAAGCCCGTCATAAAAATTCCAGAGATTTAGAATTCAGACTACTGAATAGAGAGTTTTGAAGAAAGTTTTCAGGACATTTTCGAGGAATAAACATGCCTGCAAAAATTCCGATTACCGACAACCATATGCACATAGACCCAAGAGCCAGAGGGCTTGAAGCGGTAAAAGATTTTCAAAGATCTGGCGGAACGCATATAATCCTGGTCACCAAACCCACCTGGTCCCTTGGGATTACAGTCAGGAAACCTGAGGACTATCTTGCGGTCTTTGACGAAACCGTAGAAATCGCATCAAAAATTCGTGAGATTGGAGTAGGGGCTTTTCCGGTTCTCGGGGTTCACCCTGCTGAGATCTCAAAGCTTACGGAATATATGGAACTATCAGAAGCTACGGAAACCATGAAAAAAGGCCTTGAGATTGCTGCTGGATATGTGGAAAGAGGCCTTGCCGTGGGAATAAAATCAGGACGCCCACACTATCCCGTATCCGCAGAGATATGGGCAGCCTCGAATGAGATAATGGAACACGCCTTTTCCCTCGGAAAAGAACAGGACTGCGCAGTCCAGCTCCATACGGAAAGCGTAGGAGAACCCGAACTTAAGGATATAGCAGAAAGGGCAAAAAAAACAGGAATAAAAATGTACAGGGTAGTTAAACATTACTCTCCCCCCCTTGTAAATACGTGTGAACAACTTGGGATTTTTCCAGGGGTCATATCGGTTAAAGGAGCAATCGAGCAGGCTCTTGAAGAAGGAACTCGCTTTATGATGGAAACGGATTATATCGATGACCCTGATAGGCCGGGAGCAGTACTTGGCCCGAAAACGATCCCGAGAAGGACCATGAAACTCATTGAAACGTATGGAGAAGAACCTTTCTGGACCATTCACAAGGAGAATCCTGAAAAGGTTTATGATATAGAAATCGAGCTTTAAGAAATCGAATTTTAAGAAATCGAGCTTTAAAAAATCGAACATAAACACAACTCTGAAGAAGCCTGTTACAGTTAAAAAAGAGAATGAAAAATCTCTCCGTCATATTTGTTTCCGGAAGGATTAAGGACCTGCCGGAAACGGTTGTTGCTGGTGGAACAAAACCTCAATATAAAACTTTACAGTTAAAACCCACAGTTTACTTACGCTTTATTTTCACTATATCTCCAAGAGTAGTGTCTTTCTTCATGTGAGAGACTTCCTGCCCTGCGGCATCCAAGCGTTCGGTAAGTTTAATATTAAGGGTATGTTCCAGTTTTTTTCTAACGGACTCTTCGGGCACTATTTCGCTTCGCTCGATCTTTCTGATGAGAGATGCTTTTTCCTTGATGTTTTCAGCCAGATCCTCCAGAGACCAACCTCTGGCTTCCCTGGCATCCCGGATAATCTGATCGTAGTTGTCCAGAAGTTCATTTTTTAATATATCGAAGAAATCTTTCTGTGGCCTCTTTTCAGTTCGTGGTACCGTACGAACTACCGGAGAGACTTTCCTTGATACGGGGGTCCGTTTATCAACGGGCTTACCGTACGGTGCACATTTAGGACATACCTGGAGTTCGCTGTTATCAATTGTAATGAAGATAGGCTTTTCACGAATCTCTGCACCACATATTTCACACTGCATATTGATCACTTCGAAAACGCTATATACGGTATGAACTTAAATAATATTCGGAGCTCCATGACGGAAAGTACCAAAAGTAAGGATGAAAGCATGCGCAGTCACCTTGTGAAACCCGGATCTGCGTATGACGGAATCGAACCTGGAGAGCTAGGGGAGTCAACTGAAAGCATCCAGGACCGAGTGAGGCAGCTTGAAAGCCGCAACAGTTTTCTGGAAGAGCAGTGTAGCCAGATCGAGTCCGAAAAACGTTATTTAGAGAACCAGAAAATCAAATATGAGAGAGAAATACGAAAGCTGCAGTCTGAACTAGATCGCATGAAAACCTCTCCGTTGATCATCGGTACGGTTATTGATGTGATAAAGAATGATCGTATCCTCTTCAAATTGAGTGGAAAGCTCTGATTTTCAACTCAACGAGTTTTTTCTCTGATGATTTGAGCCAGAGATGGCATCTCAAATTTATTGCTCACTCTATCCCATATGTACTGATATGCACTTATACTCAGTTTCTTTGCTGTCTGAACAATTGTCATAAATGTGTCATTTGCCTTTGTTCCTTCCTCTGTTATGGTTTGAAGGCTGACATCTCTTTTTCTGACCTTTGCTCTCGCCGCTAGTTCCGCTGCATTGTTATGCAGCGGAACCTCTGGTAAAAGAAGTACCTTCAATAAATGTTCCTTTTTCTCTTTCGTCTTACTGATTCTTTCATCCAACTGTTCATATCCTGTTATGGTAGTAAACAACTGATCAAATTCAGCAGATAATTGCTCCGCTACCTCTGCATCTGGTTTTATTTTAAACTCGCAGAGTTTTCCATAATAATCCCAGTACCTGTCCAGAAAAGCTTCAAGCTTTTCTTTATGATAAGGTACTATTGGCCTCAATTTCTTGTAGTTTCTCCCATCATGAATCCAGCAAAGAGCATGATGATGTGCAATTTGCTTGAATTGAGGTGCATCATCACTCAGAAGTGTGGTAACCACAGGTATGTCTGTACTCTGATGATATGCCGCAATTGCACAGGCTTCAAGAACTTTTTTCTTAGTAGTTTTGTGCCCTTTGAGTGAGAAAACACAATCCAGTTTTCGACGCATTTCTTCGTCACTGAATATTTTGTTTTAAAAGAAGAGAGTTTTTCCATCCAGATTTGGGAAACATTAAATGTTTCCATCAGATCAAATGCTTCATCGTTGAAGCAATACACTTTTTCTTTTCCACATAGAAGTATATCTAAAATGGTCTCTCGATTCTTATTTGGGACTGTAAAATAAGCAGCATAATAAGGATTACAAAGAATTTGAGTATAGTGATTGACACCATTGATTCTTGCACCTGTATCATCAATCTGCTGATAGGGTGTAGCCTTAAGACCCTCCTGAAAAATCTCAGCTTTTTCCTGATGGAAGATCTCAGTATCTTTTGTCAAAATTCGAGAAATAGTGGCTCTGGATATATGAACTCCAACATTTTCCAGAAGCTCATGTATTTTGGGCTCTGAAACATTAGCAACATGGTTAAGAGTGATTATAAGAGATTTGATTCCAGGACCAAATTCACCTTTGATACCATGTGGCAATTTTCCTGAATATGTTTTATGCTCAGACGGAGAATAAAATATCTCTATCCTGTATTTGGTGTTCAAAGACCTTATGAATATATCCTGAATTATTACGTCCCTATAACCTTTAAAATATGCATCACTGGGTAAAACGGATTTATCAACTTTACATGTTTCAGTTCGGTGAACTTCTATTTTATCCAGTTTTGATTTAGATTCTATGTCCTATAGACACCGTCTTTTGTGTCTCTCTTTTTCTGAAGAAATATCTTCATTCTTTTTAGAGCCACGAATCTTAGGTTTGGTTTGTTCACCTTTGAGTAAGTTGATTTCGTCTCGAAACTTTTGGTTATCTGCTTTGAGGAATCCCATCTCTTCGTTCTGCTTTTCAACGATAGAAAACAGAATACGAAAAGCTGTAGCATATCTTTTATCCTCAATTTCATCAGGATTGATGTCCAATGACGCCAGCAATTGTTTTAAAGCTTCGAGTTCCATTTTGTGACTCCAAGATATGATAAGGGTAAATGGAATAACTATTATATTTTTCCTGCGATTGAAAATCCATTTAATTTGAAGAGGATACGAATGATCGCATAATTGTCCGTAGCAGTAACGGCCCTCAGTTTCTGGTTAACGTCTCACAATATATTGACGAGAAAAAACTGCTGCCAGGGGCAAAGGTTGCTTTGAACCAGCATACACTTGCCATTGCAGAGGTTATTCCTTCCACAGAAGAGCCTTTTGTTGCCGCAATGGAGGTTATCGAAAGTGTTGAAGTTGATTATGATCAGATAGGCGGTCTCGAGGAGCAGATTCAGGAACTTCAGGAAGCAGTCGAACTTCCGCTAATTGATCCTGAACGCTTTGTACGTATAGGGATTGAGCCCCCGAAAGGAGTACTGCTTTACGGGCTTCCGGGAACCGGTAAAACCCTGCTTGCAAAAGCCGTAGCCCATAGAACCAATGCGACATTTATCAGAGTTGTGGGTTCTGAACTTGTACAGAAATACATTGGGGACGGCTCCAAGTTGGTAAGGGAAATCTTTGAGATGGCAAGGAAAAAAGCCCCCAGTATCATCTTTATCGATGAACTGGATTCAATAGCTGCAAGGCGTTTAAATGAGACGACTGGCGCAGATAGAGAAGTTCAGAGAACTTTGATGCAGCTTCTTGCAGAAATGGATGGCTTTGACAAAAGGAAGAACATAAGGATCATTGCAGCAACAAACAGGCCGGATGTCCTTGACCCTGCAATTCTCAGGCCAGGCCGTTTTGACAGGCTTGTCCATGTTCCGATGCCCGGAGTAGAAGCCAGAGGAAAAATCCTCAAAATCCATTGTGATGGGATGACACTTGCGGGAGAAATCGACTTTAAAAAACTCGCAAAAGCTACCGAAGGGATGAGCGGAGCAGATCTGAAGGCAATTGCCACTGAAGCAGGCATGTTCGCGATCAGAAAAGATAAGGAACTCGTTGAAATGGGAGATTTCCTCGAAGCAGTGGCTAAAGTATCTGTGGCTGCAGATACGCAGAAAATGATGCCTGGTATCCCTCCTGAGACGACAATGTTCGTATAAAAAAGTTAAGAAGTCACAAAAAACCTATTGAGGAGCCCCTTTTATAGAAAAATGTCCTGTTTCCCTTTGATTTCTGCCGGGAGTGGAGTCATGGGGAACCGGCAAACTATTTTTGCAATTCAGACATAAAGATACCTGTGAGTTCAGATTTTCATATCAAACCCGAAATCCGAATTCTGGGCATAGACGACTCTGCGCTTCTTAACGAAAAGATAATGATAGTAGGGACTGTTTTTAGAGGAGGAGACTGGATAGATGGAATCCTGCGCTCAGATATCACCAGAGACGGACTTGATGCTACCGAGGTGATAGGCACGATGATAAAGAATAGCAGGCATTACAGCCAGCTAAGGATTGTCATGCTTGATGGAATCACTTACGGAGGCTTTAATGTTGTCGATATAGAGGAGCTTTACAGAAAGACAGGACTTCCTGTTATTGTGATCATGCGTTCCTACCCGGATTTGGAAAAAATTCGATCTGCTCTCAGGCGTTTCTCCGATGGAGAGTTGCGCTGGGACATGATAAAAAAAGCCGGCAAAATAGAAAAACTGGTAACGAAAAAAAACAGGACTCCGATCTATATCCAGAAAGTCGGGATAGGGGCAAAAAGCGCAGAAAAGATAGTCTGCCTCACTTCAATAAGAAGTAATATTCCAGAGCCTCTCAGGGTTGCCCATCTGATTGCAACAGGCATCATCTTCGGGGAGTCAAGAGGAAAAGCATAACTTAAAACAGAACCGGTTTTACGGTCCTCAAAGAACAGATCCGGGAAGAGAGCCAACAGGATATTGAGCAGAACCTTGAACAGAGGATTGAGCATAAATAAGCTCCGGGCTGGATATGGAATCAAAGGGAATAATGGAAAAGATAAGGAAAAATGGAAAGATAAAAATACAGGAACCAGCCTCAAAAAAGCAGAAAATGTAAAGAAATATACATTATAGGCAAAGAAATTAAAAAAGATCGGGCAGAAAAGAGAAACAGACCAGATAATCCCGAAGAGCAAGGAATATAAAATCAGACAGGAAAATAGAGGAACATTAATAAAATTATTAAGCGTATACAGTGTAAATTCAAAAACTGGAAAAGGAAAACTATTAAATTGGAAACTGTATATGTGATGGTTAAAATAATTTGTTCCTTGTAGTATAACTTGTTTCTAATAAAATTCGTTAAATGATCATCCCAGCAGAATGGAGGAAAACAGTAGTATGAGATCCATTGTGGAAGAAGCCCTTGCTCGATCTGCCCTGGAAGGACGTGCCGGGCAGGGAGAGTACTC is drawn from Methanosarcina lacustris Z-7289 and contains these coding sequences:
- a CDS encoding homocitrate synthase/isopropylmalate synthase family protein codes for the protein MKIYESYEDLPKLKLPYGNEIFISDSTIRDGSQMPGIVLSREHKVQIYEYLHEIGIEKLEAFVFNKRDRDAVDLMFDRGYECPEITGWARASRADIDKILEVDGIKETGILMSVSDTHIHSKMRLSGREEAEEKYLDALQYAVDHGLRTRAHLEDMTRADNYGFVYPLVEKIMEIDPNCIIRVCDTVGYGMPFMNIDEPYGIPKIIQHLKKEIGVKNIETHIHDDYGFGAASSITGFWHGANWTSVTFLGIGERAGNSEMEKILLFLADRIEGFEKYNLEPITRFADFMEKELGLRVPRNKAVVGKNIFAHESGIHAAGVLKNPFNYEPYPPELVGGTRLLLIGDSSGLEVIRYKVQETLNNLLDVETTVEKDDRRLLKIQKEIQKLYDKEERVSCISDEELLAYVEKYFLYQPICDPAHTAGGRLKSKGKIQEPDDEKY
- a CDS encoding isocitrate/isopropylmalate dehydrogenase family protein, translating into MTKTAAVIKGDGVGPELVDAMLKVAEAASTDVEFVMCEAGAGWWEQHGGNSLIPDETWQLLDSSDACFKGPTTTPGGIGSPRSVAVSIRTKYDLYANVRPIKTFPNSNAPLGDVEMVCVREGTEGLYIGEEIQLTNDVSIAIRKITRTASSKIARYAFEDAKRRGYDTVVPIHKSNILKLTCGSFLEEVAKVAQDYPNIEVWPYHIDNIAQQLIKNPQLFNKKVLLSTNLFMDVISEECSALVGSIGLIYSANIGTNFAMFEPAHGSAPKYAGQDKVNPVATVLAGAWMLDYLGEKEKSEAIFKATERVISEGKYVTYDLGGSAKLSQMTDEIAKYTAEILK
- a CDS encoding TatD family hydrolase, which translates into the protein MPAKIPITDNHMHIDPRARGLEAVKDFQRSGGTHIILVTKPTWSLGITVRKPEDYLAVFDETVEIASKIREIGVGAFPVLGVHPAEISKLTEYMELSEATETMKKGLEIAAGYVERGLAVGIKSGRPHYPVSAEIWAASNEIMEHAFSLGKEQDCAVQLHTESVGEPELKDIAERAKKTGIKMYRVVKHYSPPLVNTCEQLGIFPGVISVKGAIEQALEEGTRFMMETDYIDDPDRPGAVLGPKTIPRRTMKLIETYGEEPFWTIHKENPEKVYDIEIEL
- a CDS encoding multiprotein bridging factor aMBF1; amino-acid sequence: MQCEICGAEIREKPIFITIDNSELQVCPKCAPYGKPVDKRTPVSRKVSPVVRTVPRTEKRPQKDFFDILKNELLDNYDQIIRDAREARGWSLEDLAENIKEKASLIRKIERSEIVPEESVRKKLEHTLNIKLTERLDAAGQEVSHMKKDTTLGDIVKIKRK
- a CDS encoding IS66 family transposase; protein product: MVTTLLSDDAPQFKQIAHHHALCWIHDGRNYKKLRPIVPYHKEKLEAFLDRYWDYYGKLCEFKIKPDAEVAEQLSAEFDQLFTTITGYEQLDERISKTKEKKEHLLKVLLLPEVPLHNNAAELAARAKVRKRDVSLQTITEEGTKANDTFMTIVQTAKKLSISAYQYIWDRVSNKFEMPSLAQIIREKTR
- a CDS encoding transposase gives rise to the protein MNTKYRIEIFYSPSEHKTYSGKLPHGIKGEFGPGIKSLIITLNHVANVSEPKIHELLENVGVHISRATISRILTKDTEIFHQEKAEIFQEGLKATPYQQIDDTGARINGVNHYTQILCNPYYAAYFTVPNKNRETILDILLCGKEKVYCFNDEAFDLMETFNVSQIWMEKLSSFKTKYSVTKKCVENWIVFSHSKGTKLLRKKFLKPVQLRHIIRVQTYLWLPHF
- a CDS encoding endonuclease dU, producing MSSDFHIKPEIRILGIDDSALLNEKIMIVGTVFRGGDWIDGILRSDITRDGLDATEVIGTMIKNSRHYSQLRIVMLDGITYGGFNVVDIEELYRKTGLPVIVIMRSYPDLEKIRSALRRFSDGELRWDMIKKAGKIEKLVTKKNRTPIYIQKVGIGAKSAEKIVCLTSIRSNIPEPLRVAHLIATGIIFGESRGKA